Proteins encoded in a region of the Desulfocurvus vexinensis DSM 17965 genome:
- a CDS encoding class I SAM-dependent methyltransferase: MPISRRDAAKDAAIRALLPGPPARVFEASAGRGELAWGLLQAGHAVLVSNWRRGAVAHAIEEIEADLNKALPLEDAAFDAVVCREVIEHVESVPHTLREFFRLLRPGGVLVLTFPNRLLLRSRLYHLLTGFYEGMESPINLDVVQGEAHINLIGYPEMDYFLRKAGFDVTHVVSSHKKPLDRLLLVFRPLLALLGRYYLLHHDKRQKEHSKEAPAHRDYNRLILARLTSPDLLAGKDVVLRAVKPG, translated from the coding sequence ATGCCCATTTCCCGGCGTGACGCGGCCAAGGACGCCGCCATCAGGGCCTTGCTGCCCGGGCCGCCCGCGCGGGTGTTCGAAGCCAGCGCGGGCCGGGGCGAGCTGGCCTGGGGGCTGCTCCAGGCAGGGCACGCGGTGCTGGTGTCCAACTGGCGCCGGGGCGCCGTGGCCCACGCCATCGAGGAAATCGAGGCCGACCTGAACAAGGCGCTGCCCCTTGAGGACGCGGCCTTCGACGCCGTGGTCTGCCGCGAGGTCATCGAGCACGTCGAGTCCGTGCCGCACACCCTGCGCGAGTTCTTCCGCCTGCTGCGCCCCGGCGGGGTGCTGGTGCTGACCTTCCCCAACCGGCTGCTGCTGCGCTCGCGCCTCTACCACCTGCTCACGGGCTTCTACGAGGGCATGGAGTCGCCCATCAACCTCGACGTGGTCCAGGGCGAGGCGCACATCAACCTCATCGGCTACCCCGAGATGGACTATTTCCTGCGCAAGGCCGGGTTCGACGTGACCCACGTCGTGTCCAGCCACAAGAAGCCGCTGGACCGGCTGCTGCTCGTGTTCCGCCCCCTGCTGGCGCTGCTGGGCCGCTACTACCTGCTGCACCATGACAAGCGCCAGAAGGAGCACAGCAAGGAGGCCCCGGCCCACCGCGACTACAACCGGCTGATCCTGGCGCGCCTCACCTCGCCGGACCTGCTGGCGGGCAAGGACGTGGTGCTGCGGGCGGTCAAGCCGGGCTGA
- a CDS encoding FAD-binding and (Fe-S)-binding domain-containing protein produces the protein MPPAPYDSILKELLAFMPKTRVYTDPLRTLAYGTDASFYRLIPKIVVDTEGEAEVVRILEIAARHNVPVTFRAAGTSLSGQAVSDSILVRLGDGWRHWEILDNAARIALEPGIIGSHANRILAPHGRKIGPDPASIDTCKIGGIVANNASGMCCGVAENSYKTLDSMRLVLADGTALDTGSPQSRAAFAASHAHILDGLAALRARVLADEGLAALIRRKFKIKNTTGYSLNALVDFEDPFDILQHLLVGSEGTLAFISRVVYRTVVEHPHKASALMRFPDIRAACEAATALRGAVSAAEIMDRAAIASVQAKPGMPEGLAELGEGAAALLVEVRGATHKELDKRIATARKLVAHIPSLTEHAFTAVPAEFTTLWNVRKGLFPAVGAVREAGTTVIIEDVAFPIESLADATLELQALFVRHGYDKAIIFGHALEGNLHFVFTQDFNVQAEIDRYEAFMDDVTHMVADKYKGSLKAEHGTGRNMAHFVELEWGAAAFALMREIKALFDPRGLLNPGVILNDDPRAHLKDLKPLPAADEGIDRCIECGFCEPVCPSRTLTLTPRQRIVAYREIARRRQTGQPGAEELAAFEKRYDYDGEATCAADGLCAQRCPVAIDTGKFIKHYRSMGHGKAALVMASATAAQMPLTAAALGVALRVAGAAHDILGDRAMDAVSGALHKYSGQRAPRWNVSMPRAAARPRAQAPQSGDLKVVYFPSCVARHMGPEKHDPDKSALHDRTLSVLAKARCTVVQPQGMARLCCGQPWETKGFPAQAEAKLRELECALRAASGNGALPVLCDTSPCLARMREHIQGLELLEPVEFAAKYLAERLEFTPVNRRVALHVTCSSRKLGLAGPMEALARKCAREVVVPEDVFCCGFAGDRGFSHPELNAAALAGLREQVRGCTVGYSTSRTCEVGLSLHAGLPYKNLLVLLDEASWPKGGGGPDSL, from the coding sequence ATGCCGCCCGCCCCGTACGACAGCATTCTCAAGGAACTGCTGGCCTTCATGCCCAAAACCAGGGTCTACACCGACCCCCTGCGCACCCTGGCCTACGGCACCGACGCCAGCTTCTACCGCCTGATCCCCAAGATCGTGGTGGACACCGAGGGCGAGGCCGAGGTGGTGCGCATCCTGGAAATCGCCGCGCGCCACAACGTGCCCGTGACCTTCCGCGCGGCGGGCACCAGCCTGTCGGGCCAGGCGGTGAGCGACTCCATCCTCGTGCGCCTGGGCGACGGCTGGCGGCACTGGGAAATCCTCGACAACGCCGCGCGCATCGCCCTGGAGCCGGGCATCATCGGCAGCCACGCCAACCGCATCCTGGCGCCCCATGGCCGCAAGATCGGCCCCGACCCCGCCAGCATCGACACCTGCAAGATCGGCGGCATCGTGGCCAACAACGCCTCGGGCATGTGCTGCGGCGTGGCCGAGAACTCCTACAAGACCCTGGACTCCATGCGCCTGGTGCTGGCCGACGGCACGGCCCTGGACACCGGCTCCCCGCAAAGCCGCGCGGCCTTCGCCGCCAGCCACGCGCACATCCTGGACGGCCTGGCCGCCCTGCGCGCCCGCGTGCTGGCCGACGAGGGCCTGGCCGCGCTCATCCGCCGCAAATTCAAGATCAAGAACACCACGGGCTACAGCCTGAACGCCCTGGTGGACTTCGAGGACCCCTTCGACATCCTCCAGCACCTGCTGGTGGGCTCCGAGGGCACCCTGGCCTTCATCTCGCGCGTGGTCTACCGCACGGTGGTGGAGCACCCGCACAAGGCCTCGGCCCTGATGCGCTTCCCGGACATCCGCGCGGCCTGCGAGGCGGCGACGGCCCTGCGCGGGGCGGTGTCCGCCGCCGAGATCATGGACCGCGCGGCCATCGCCTCGGTACAGGCCAAGCCGGGCATGCCCGAGGGCCTGGCCGAGCTGGGCGAGGGCGCGGCGGCTCTGCTGGTGGAGGTGCGCGGCGCGACGCACAAGGAGCTGGACAAGCGCATCGCCACGGCGCGCAAGCTCGTGGCGCACATCCCCAGCCTGACGGAGCACGCGTTCACCGCCGTGCCCGCCGAGTTCACCACGCTGTGGAACGTACGCAAGGGCCTGTTTCCGGCGGTGGGCGCCGTGCGCGAGGCAGGCACCACAGTCATCATCGAGGACGTGGCCTTCCCCATCGAATCCCTGGCCGACGCCACCCTGGAGCTGCAGGCCCTGTTCGTCCGCCACGGCTACGACAAGGCCATCATCTTCGGCCACGCCCTGGAGGGCAACCTGCACTTCGTGTTCACCCAGGACTTCAACGTCCAGGCCGAGATCGACCGCTACGAGGCGTTCATGGACGACGTGACGCACATGGTGGCCGACAAGTACAAGGGCTCCCTCAAGGCCGAACACGGCACCGGGCGCAACATGGCCCATTTCGTGGAGCTGGAGTGGGGCGCGGCGGCGTTCGCCCTGATGCGCGAGATCAAGGCCCTGTTCGACCCGCGCGGGCTGCTCAACCCCGGGGTCATCCTGAACGACGACCCCCGGGCGCACCTCAAGGACTTGAAGCCCCTGCCCGCCGCCGACGAGGGCATCGACCGCTGCATCGAATGCGGCTTCTGCGAGCCCGTCTGCCCCTCGCGCACCCTGACCCTGACCCCGCGCCAGCGCATCGTGGCCTACCGCGAGATCGCCCGGCGCAGGCAGACGGGCCAGCCCGGCGCCGAAGAGCTGGCGGCCTTCGAGAAGCGCTACGACTACGACGGCGAGGCCACCTGCGCGGCGGACGGCCTGTGCGCCCAGCGCTGCCCCGTGGCCATCGACACCGGCAAGTTCATCAAGCACTACCGCTCCATGGGCCACGGCAAGGCGGCCCTGGTCATGGCCTCGGCCACGGCGGCCCAGATGCCCCTGACCGCCGCCGCCCTGGGCGTGGCCCTGCGCGTTGCGGGCGCGGCCCACGACATCCTGGGCGACCGGGCCATGGACGCCGTTTCCGGCGCGCTGCACAAGTATTCCGGCCAGCGCGCCCCGCGCTGGAACGTCTCCATGCCCCGCGCGGCCGCGCGGCCCCGGGCCCAGGCCCCGCAGAGCGGCGACCTGAAGGTGGTCTACTTCCCCAGCTGCGTGGCGCGGCACATGGGCCCCGAAAAGCACGACCCGGACAAGAGCGCCCTGCACGACCGGACCCTGTCCGTGCTGGCCAAGGCGCGCTGCACGGTGGTCCAGCCCCAGGGCATGGCCCGGCTGTGCTGCGGCCAGCCGTGGGAGACCAAGGGCTTCCCGGCCCAGGCCGAGGCCAAGCTGCGCGAGCTGGAATGCGCCCTGCGCGCGGCCAGCGGCAACGGCGCCCTGCCCGTGCTGTGCGACACCAGCCCCTGCCTGGCGCGCATGCGCGAGCACATCCAGGGCCTGGAGCTGCTCGAACCCGTGGAATTCGCCGCCAAGTACCTGGCCGAGCGCCTGGAGTTCACGCCCGTGAACCGGCGTGTGGCCCTGCACGTGACGTGCAGCTCGCGCAAGCTGGGTCTGGCCGGGCCCATGGAGGCCCTGGCGCGCAAGTGCGCCCGCGAGGTGGTCGTGCCCGAGGACGTATTCTGCTGCGGCTTTGCGGGCGACCGGGGCTTCAGCCACCCCGAGCTGAACGCCGCGGCCCTGGCCGGGCTGCGCGAGCAGGTGCGCGGCTGCACCGTGGGCTATTCCACCTCGCGCACCTGCGAGGTCGGCCTGTCGCTGCACGCGGGCCTGCCGTACAAGAACCTGCTGGTCCTGCTGGACGAGGCCAGCTGGCCCAAGGGCGGCGGGGGCCCAGATTCCCTGTGA
- the dsrP gene encoding sulfate reduction electron transfer complex DsrMKJOP subunit DsrP, with product MLEKALNGNKYYWWWISLLLVCIGVGAYNYALQFQHGLQLTNMSRDVSWGFYVAQLTYLVGVAASGVMLVLPYYLHDYKKFGNLVVFGEFMAIGAIIMCLLFVVVDLGQPQRLMNVVLHPTPNSVLFWDMIVLNGYMFLNIIVGWASLEAQKKGVPYAQWVKILAIVSVPFAFSIHTVTAFLYAGIPARHFWLTAIMAARFLASAFCAGPAIMLLLLFIVEKVAKFEIGDYAVKMLARIITYAMIFNVFFFGLELFTAFYSQIPGHMHSIVYLFAGLEDPTTGQHLGVMVPYFWAAAFMALLSLALLIPSATRNCKPVLIFALIILVAATWIDKGMGLVVAGFIPNMFEGVTEYMPSSTELFISLGIYAIGALVVTVLWKIAVTVKKAAA from the coding sequence ATGCTCGAAAAAGCACTCAACGGAAATAAATACTACTGGTGGTGGATAAGCCTGCTCCTCGTGTGCATCGGGGTCGGGGCCTACAACTACGCCCTGCAGTTCCAGCACGGCCTGCAGCTCACCAACATGAGCCGCGACGTGTCCTGGGGCTTCTACGTGGCCCAGCTGACCTACCTGGTCGGCGTGGCCGCCTCGGGCGTCATGCTCGTGCTGCCTTACTACCTGCACGACTACAAGAAGTTCGGGAACCTGGTGGTCTTCGGCGAGTTCATGGCCATCGGCGCCATCATCATGTGCCTGCTGTTCGTGGTCGTGGACCTCGGCCAGCCCCAGCGCCTGATGAACGTCGTGCTGCACCCGACCCCCAACTCCGTGCTCTTCTGGGACATGATCGTGCTCAACGGCTACATGTTCCTGAACATCATCGTGGGCTGGGCCTCCCTGGAAGCCCAGAAGAAGGGCGTGCCCTACGCCCAGTGGGTCAAGATCCTGGCCATCGTCTCGGTGCCCTTCGCCTTCTCCATCCACACGGTCACAGCCTTCCTGTACGCGGGCATCCCGGCCCGCCACTTCTGGCTGACCGCCATCATGGCCGCCCGCTTCCTGGCCAGCGCCTTCTGCGCCGGTCCGGCCATCATGCTGCTGTTGCTGTTCATCGTCGAGAAGGTCGCCAAGTTCGAGATCGGCGACTACGCGGTGAAGATGCTGGCGCGGATCATCACCTACGCCATGATCTTCAACGTCTTCTTCTTCGGCCTTGAGCTGTTCACGGCCTTCTACTCCCAGATCCCCGGCCACATGCACTCCATCGTCTACCTGTTCGCCGGGCTGGAAGACCCGACCACCGGGCAGCACCTGGGCGTCATGGTGCCCTACTTCTGGGCCGCCGCGTTCATGGCCCTGCTGTCCCTGGCCCTGCTCATCCCCTCCGCCACCCGCAACTGCAAGCCCGTGCTGATCTTCGCCCTGATCATCCTCGTCGCCGCGACCTGGATCGACAAGGGCATGGGCCTGGTGGTGGCCGGTTTCATCCCCAACATGTTCGAGGGCGTGACGGAATACATGCCGTCCTCCACCGAGCTGTTCATCTCCCTGGGCATCTACGCCATCGGCGCCCTGGTCGTCACCGTGCTGTGGAAGATCGCTGTCACCGTCAAGAAAGCCGCAGCATAG
- the dsrO gene encoding sulfate reduction electron transfer complex DsrMKJOP subunit DsrO, whose protein sequence is MKTTRRDFLKVAGVTALGMAAGAGPALAYSKGAYLPHTEHMDTGHDHLAAKRWGMVIDTRAFHGEADYAPLIEACHKEHNVPTIPGTQDVKWLWTGGFHATFPHNHQEFLAERAHHAAYPLLCNHCDNPPCVRVCPTQATFKREDGIVMMDMHRCIGCRFCMAGCPYGSRSFNFQDPRPFIAEENLAYPTRMKGVVEKCTFCTERLAEGKMPACVEASEGKIVFGDLGDPDSEIRHILAENFTLRRKPDLGTSPSVFYII, encoded by the coding sequence ATGAAAACCACCAGACGCGACTTCCTGAAAGTGGCTGGTGTGACGGCCCTGGGCATGGCCGCCGGGGCGGGCCCCGCCCTGGCCTACTCCAAGGGCGCCTACCTGCCGCACACCGAGCACATGGATACCGGCCATGACCACCTCGCGGCCAAGCGCTGGGGCATGGTCATCGATACCCGCGCCTTCCATGGCGAGGCCGACTACGCGCCCCTCATCGAGGCCTGCCACAAGGAACACAACGTCCCGACCATCCCGGGCACGCAGGACGTGAAATGGCTGTGGACCGGCGGCTTCCACGCCACCTTCCCCCACAACCACCAGGAGTTCCTGGCCGAGCGGGCCCACCACGCCGCGTACCCGCTGCTGTGCAACCACTGCGACAATCCGCCCTGCGTGCGCGTGTGCCCGACCCAGGCCACCTTCAAGCGCGAGGACGGCATCGTGATGATGGACATGCACCGCTGCATCGGCTGCCGCTTCTGCATGGCGGGCTGCCCCTACGGCTCCCGGAGCTTCAACTTCCAGGACCCGCGCCCGTTCATCGCCGAGGAGAACCTCGCCTACCCCACGCGCATGAAGGGCGTGGTGGAAAAGTGCACCTTCTGCACCGAGCGCCTTGCCGAGGGGAAGATGCCGGCCTGCGTCGAGGCCTCCGAGGGCAAGATCGTCTTCGGCGACCTGGGCGATCCCGACTCCGAGATCCGGCACATCCTGGCGGAGAACTTCACTCTGCGCCGCAAACCGGACCTGGGCACCAGCCCGAGCGTCTTCTACATCATCTAG
- the dsrJ gene encoding sulfate reduction electron transfer complex DsrMKJOP subunit DsrJ, whose protein sequence is MYDGGKIIAGLIVFLGIVGFPFWYNAGSAGYKTPELKLPPKSKATECIRPTDWMRAEHMQLLDTWRDSVVREGNLVYTTASGGHVEMSLQKTCMDCHDSKKEFCDKCHTAAAVDPYCWDCHIAPKEEK, encoded by the coding sequence ATGTATGACGGTGGAAAAATCATCGCCGGCCTGATCGTGTTCCTCGGGATCGTAGGATTCCCGTTCTGGTACAACGCGGGAAGCGCAGGCTACAAGACCCCCGAGCTGAAGCTGCCTCCCAAGTCCAAGGCCACCGAGTGCATCCGGCCCACGGACTGGATGCGCGCGGAGCACATGCAGCTGCTCGACACCTGGCGGGATTCCGTGGTCCGCGAGGGCAACCTCGTGTACACCACGGCGTCCGGCGGCCACGTGGAGATGAGCCTGCAGAAGACCTGCATGGACTGCCACGACAGCAAGAAGGAGTTCTGCGACAAATGCCACACCGCGGCAGCCGTGGACCCCTACTGCTGGGATTGCCATATCGCGCCCAAGGAGGAGAAGTAA
- the dsrK gene encoding sulfate reduction electron transfer complex DsrMKJOP subunit DsrK produces MAWNVKPEELLQYDYKVPQKNWMDVPPEFKPGTWCYPAKAEILEYLNKATKGDFPHIREWVPTDADWKLPEDWRERIKKGFRERLDKYRSFKVFMDVCVRCGACADKCHFYIGGGDPKNMPVLRAELLRSIYRGEFTLAGKILGRLAGARKLEEDVIKEWFLYFYQCTECRRCSLFCPYGIDTAEITMMARELLHLVGCNINWILEPASNSNRTGNHMGIQPHAYYGMMEFMCDDIEEITGVKVNCPVNEKGHEVLFITPSGDIFADPGTYTYMGYLMLFHEIGLDYTWSTYASEGGNFGLFTSDRMMKKLNAKMYAEAKRLGVKYIIGGECGHMWRVLNQYMDTMNGPADFLETPVSPITGTRFDNAAGTSMIHITEFTSDLMKHGKLKLDPSRNDDKIVTFHDSCNPARAMGLLDEPRYVIQNVCNNFVEMPEDTIREKTFCCSGGSGLNTDEFMEMRMRGGIGRGNALRHVQQKNGVNTLATICAIDRATLPPLARYWAPGVEVYGVHELVANALVMTGEKPREVDLRQEPLPGME; encoded by the coding sequence ATGGCTTGGAATGTCAAACCTGAAGAGCTGCTTCAGTACGATTACAAGGTTCCCCAGAAGAACTGGATGGATGTTCCGCCCGAGTTCAAGCCTGGCACGTGGTGCTACCCGGCCAAGGCCGAGATCCTGGAGTACCTGAACAAGGCCACCAAGGGCGACTTCCCGCACATCCGCGAGTGGGTGCCCACCGACGCGGACTGGAAGCTGCCCGAGGACTGGCGCGAGCGCATCAAGAAGGGCTTCCGCGAGCGGCTGGACAAGTACCGCTCGTTCAAGGTCTTCATGGATGTGTGCGTGCGCTGCGGCGCCTGCGCCGACAAGTGCCACTTCTACATCGGCGGCGGCGACCCCAAGAACATGCCCGTGCTGCGCGCCGAGCTGCTGCGCTCCATCTACCGCGGCGAGTTCACCCTCGCGGGCAAGATTCTGGGCCGCCTGGCCGGCGCGCGCAAGCTCGAGGAGGACGTGATCAAGGAGTGGTTCCTGTACTTCTACCAGTGCACGGAATGCCGCCGGTGTTCGCTGTTCTGCCCCTACGGCATCGACACCGCCGAGATCACCATGATGGCCCGCGAGCTGCTGCACCTGGTGGGCTGCAACATCAACTGGATCCTCGAGCCCGCCTCCAACTCCAACCGCACCGGCAACCACATGGGCATCCAGCCCCATGCCTACTACGGCATGATGGAGTTCATGTGCGACGACATCGAGGAGATCACCGGGGTCAAGGTCAACTGCCCGGTGAACGAAAAAGGCCATGAGGTGCTGTTCATCACCCCGTCGGGCGACATCTTCGCCGACCCGGGCACCTACACCTACATGGGCTACCTGATGCTCTTCCACGAGATCGGGCTGGACTACACCTGGTCCACCTACGCCTCCGAGGGCGGCAACTTCGGCCTGTTCACCTCGGACAGGATGATGAAGAAGCTGAACGCCAAGATGTACGCCGAGGCCAAGCGCCTGGGCGTGAAGTACATCATCGGCGGCGAGTGCGGCCATATGTGGCGCGTGCTCAACCAGTACATGGACACCATGAACGGCCCGGCGGACTTCCTGGAGACCCCGGTCAGCCCCATCACCGGCACCCGCTTCGACAACGCCGCCGGAACGAGCATGATCCACATCACGGAGTTCACCTCCGACCTGATGAAGCACGGCAAGCTCAAGCTCGACCCCAGCCGCAACGACGACAAGATCGTGACCTTCCACGACTCCTGCAACCCCGCCCGCGCCATGGGCCTGCTCGACGAACCGCGCTACGTCATCCAGAACGTGTGCAACAACTTCGTCGAGATGCCCGAGGACACCATCCGCGAGAAGACCTTCTGCTGCTCCGGCGGCTCGGGCCTGAACACGGACGAGTTCATGGAGATGCGCATGCGCGGCGGCATCGGCCGGGGCAACGCCCTGCGCCACGTGCAGCAGAAGAACGGCGTGAACACCCTGGCCACCATCTGCGCCATCGACCGCGCCACCCTGCCGCCCCTGGCCCGCTACTGGGCCCCCGGCGTCGAGGTGTACGGCGTCCATGAGCTGGTGGCCAACGCGCTGGTCATGACGGGCGAGAAACCCAGAGAAGTAGACCTGCGGCAAGAGCCCTTGCCCGGGATGGAGTAA
- the dsrM gene encoding sulfate reduction electron transfer complex DsrMKJOP subunit DsrM — MNALYSLFAVFALVVIALVGAGAAGMEQLFGLYIPWLAIAVFLLGFVAKVIGWAKSPVPFRIPTTGGQMKSHDWIRHDKYDNPATAGQTFVRMALEVLLFRSLFRNIAVQRFGSAADGVDVKVRYASAKWLWLFALIFHYSFLVVFIRHWRLFLDPVPSFIVALEAVETFLQIGVPTLYMSGAALVLGATLLLLRRFLVPQVRYISQAADYFPLFLILGVALSGIVMRYWAKTDIMAVKEVTMALFSLNPAVHIEGVGAIFFVHVFLVSCLIAYLPFSKLMHMGGVFLSPTRNLPNDSRARYHRNPWNDPNVKAHSYTAYEDEFREKMIEAGLPVEKTLEEAAKTEAQ, encoded by the coding sequence ATGAACGCATTGTACTCACTTTTCGCTGTCTTCGCGCTGGTCGTGATCGCCCTGGTCGGCGCGGGGGCCGCGGGGATGGAGCAGCTCTTCGGGCTGTACATCCCCTGGCTGGCGATTGCCGTCTTCCTGCTCGGCTTCGTCGCCAAGGTCATCGGCTGGGCCAAATCACCCGTGCCGTTCCGCATCCCGACCACCGGCGGGCAGATGAAGTCGCACGACTGGATCCGCCACGACAAGTACGACAACCCCGCCACCGCCGGGCAGACCTTCGTGCGCATGGCTCTCGAAGTGCTGCTGTTCCGCTCCCTGTTCCGCAACATCGCGGTGCAGCGCTTCGGCTCCGCCGCCGACGGCGTGGACGTCAAGGTCCGCTACGCCTCGGCCAAATGGCTGTGGCTCTTCGCCCTGATCTTCCACTACTCCTTCCTGGTCGTGTTCATCCGCCACTGGCGGCTGTTCCTCGACCCGGTGCCTTCGTTCATCGTGGCCCTGGAGGCCGTCGAGACCTTCCTGCAGATCGGCGTGCCCACGCTGTACATGAGCGGCGCCGCCCTGGTGCTGGGCGCGACCCTGCTGCTGCTGCGCCGCTTCCTGGTGCCCCAGGTGCGCTACATTTCCCAGGCCGCGGACTACTTCCCCCTGTTCCTGATCCTTGGCGTGGCCCTTTCCGGCATCGTCATGCGCTACTGGGCCAAGACCGACATCATGGCCGTGAAGGAAGTGACCATGGCCCTGTTCTCGCTCAACCCCGCCGTGCACATCGAAGGGGTCGGCGCCATCTTCTTCGTCCACGTCTTCCTGGTCAGCTGCCTCATCGCCTACCTGCCTTTCAGCAAGCTGATGCACATGGGCGGCGTGTTCCTCTCCCCCACCAGGAACCTGCCCAACGACAGCCGCGCCAGGTACCACCGCAACCCCTGGAACGACCCGAACGTCAAGGCCCACAGCTACACGGCCTACGAGGACGAGTTCCGGGAGAAGATGATCGAAGCCGGGCTGCCCGTCGAGAAGACCCTCGAAGAGGCCGCCAAAACCGAGGCCCAGTAG
- a CDS encoding RsbRD N-terminal domain-containing protein: MTLAPLLAQHREQILDRWFDLIVRTYPGLSAVFLKKNHRWGNPVGTNIHGAIEKLFDELLQPEATNDLAPLLDTVVRIRAVQDYMPSQAVAILLFVKHVVRERFAAEIESGAIPARELHEFDNRVDTMMLIAFDIYTKCRNTVMENRLDDFKRDFTGLMRKHKIIVEYPKFDSGTSESGDG, from the coding sequence ATGACACTGGCTCCGCTTCTCGCCCAGCACAGGGAACAGATCCTCGACCGATGGTTCGACCTCATCGTGCGCACCTACCCGGGGCTGTCGGCGGTGTTCCTCAAGAAGAACCACCGCTGGGGCAACCCCGTGGGCACCAATATCCACGGCGCCATCGAAAAGCTCTTCGACGAGCTGCTCCAGCCCGAGGCCACAAACGATCTGGCGCCCCTGCTGGACACCGTGGTGCGCATCCGCGCCGTGCAGGACTACATGCCCTCCCAGGCCGTGGCCATCCTGCTCTTCGTCAAGCACGTGGTGCGCGAGCGCTTCGCCGCCGAGATCGAATCCGGAGCCATCCCCGCCCGGGAGCTGCACGAGTTCGACAACCGCGTGGACACGATGATGCTCATCGCCTTCGACATCTACACCAAATGCCGCAACACGGTGATGGAGAACCGCCTGGACGACTTCAAGCGCGACTTCACCGGGCTCATGCGCAAGCACAAGATCATCGTCGAATATCCGAAGTTCGACAGCGGGACTTCGGAATCGGGTGACGGGTAA